Proteins from one Chryseobacterium arthrosphaerae genomic window:
- a CDS encoding DUF4280 domain-containing protein — protein sequence MSGSASPHDGKHLVIQKGKAQCNQGDLFPQFKVTSHQKHYWNNEEGQADYLAVTEDDLQFNPQGPSFGKCKLKPTPGGYLPCAYAPAGKWQKTYEKIKVMGKSCVTEISELMCSTGGKITIMEHGQTAAMSPQNVKNADPQEQHHINPFVDFKEFQKETEGDEVDAY from the coding sequence ATGTCCGGATCCGCATCACCACATGACGGAAAACATCTCGTCATACAGAAAGGAAAAGCCCAATGTAATCAGGGCGATCTGTTTCCGCAATTTAAAGTAACTTCTCATCAGAAACATTATTGGAATAATGAAGAGGGGCAGGCTGATTATCTGGCTGTCACCGAGGATGATCTTCAGTTTAATCCACAAGGGCCGAGCTTTGGAAAATGCAAACTGAAACCAACACCGGGCGGATACCTGCCCTGCGCCTACGCACCTGCCGGAAAATGGCAAAAAACCTATGAAAAAATAAAGGTTATGGGTAAAAGCTGTGTCACTGAAATTTCCGAACTCATGTGCTCTACAGGCGGAAAAATCACGATCATGGAACATGGGCAGACCGCAGCGATGAGCCCGCAAAATGTAAAAAATGCAGATCCCCAGGAACAGCATCATATCAATCCTTTTGTAGATTTCAAAGAGTTCCAGAAAGAGACAGAAGGTGATGAAGTAGATGCCTATTAA
- a CDS encoding NADH-quinone oxidoreductase subunit N has protein sequence MSVLIIVFLTAVIALFSGVFEQGKFARYIGILGLIIALYVSFMPECSFFDHYKHMYEYSANTALFTKISIVTTLLLFFLGGFAFSNHRSHQSELYALMLFALCGGIVLFGYQNMVTLFLGVEILSIPLYVMAGANKTDLRSNEASIKYFLMGAFATGFLLFGIAFIYGSAGSFDLYKIHDFGVANSGNVMFILGVLLILCALAFKVALAPFHMWSPDVYAGSPSLITAFMASVVKISGFFALFRLMTIGFAGVTHEWINVLGVFLIITLLLANVMGLAQTNAKRMLAYSSVSHAGYIGLVFFGMTSLSTYNLAFYLFAYALSTVGVFMCLIWVEKLKRETSFGAFKGLAKTEPLLATAATISMLSMAGVPLTAGFMGKFALFSQAMNGAAFLVLVAVLGSALSIAYYLRLIIAMFFFKESTFKSSEKVTLTYNIIAVVVIAAIIILGIFPDLFARVFGL, from the coding sequence ATGAGTGTTTTAATTATTGTTTTCCTAACGGCAGTTATTGCGTTATTTTCAGGAGTTTTTGAACAAGGAAAATTCGCAAGATACATTGGGATTTTGGGATTAATCATCGCATTGTATGTAAGTTTTATGCCGGAATGTTCGTTCTTCGACCATTACAAGCATATGTATGAATACAGTGCCAATACTGCATTATTCACTAAAATATCAATCGTAACAACTTTATTGTTATTCTTCCTGGGAGGTTTTGCATTCAGCAATCACAGAAGCCACCAGTCAGAATTATATGCATTGATGCTGTTTGCATTATGCGGAGGGATCGTTCTTTTCGGATACCAGAATATGGTAACCCTATTCCTGGGAGTTGAGATTCTTTCTATTCCGTTATATGTAATGGCAGGTGCCAACAAAACTGATCTAAGATCCAACGAAGCTTCAATCAAGTATTTCTTGATGGGTGCATTTGCAACAGGTTTCCTATTGTTCGGTATTGCATTCATTTACGGAAGTGCGGGAAGTTTTGATCTTTACAAAATCCATGATTTCGGAGTGGCAAATTCTGGAAATGTAATGTTCATTTTAGGAGTATTGCTGATCCTTTGTGCATTGGCATTCAAAGTAGCATTAGCGCCTTTCCATATGTGGAGCCCTGATGTATATGCAGGTTCACCTTCACTGATCACAGCTTTCATGGCGAGTGTGGTAAAGATCTCAGGATTCTTTGCTTTATTCAGACTGATGACGATCGGGTTTGCAGGCGTTACCCATGAGTGGATCAATGTTTTAGGAGTATTCCTGATCATTACCTTACTTTTGGCCAACGTGATGGGTCTTGCCCAGACCAATGCAAAAAGAATGTTGGCTTACTCTTCAGTTTCCCATGCAGGATACATCGGATTGGTATTCTTCGGAATGACAAGTCTTTCTACCTATAACTTAGCATTCTATTTATTTGCTTATGCTTTATCTACAGTAGGAGTTTTCATGTGCCTGATCTGGGTAGAGAAATTAAAGAGAGAAACTTCTTTCGGAGCCTTCAAAGGATTGGCGAAAACTGAACCTTTATTAGCTACAGCAGCTACAATCTCTATGCTTTCAATGGCAGGAGTTCCGCTGACAGCCGGATTTATGGGAAAGTTTGCTTTATTCTCCCAGGCAATGAATGGTGCGGCTTTCCTGGTATTAGTAGCCGTTTTAGGTTCTGCGCTATCGATCGCTTATTATTTAAGACTGATCATTGCAATGTTCTTCTTTAAAGAATCTACATTCAAATCATCAGAAAAAGTAACACTAACTTACAACATCATTGCAGTAGTGGTAATTGCAGCAATTATCATCCTGGGAATCTTCCCGGATCTGTTTGCAAGAGTGTTCGGATTATAG
- a CDS encoding complex I subunit 4 family protein — MSCLLLTLLLLPLVGSGLVFAWKSNSSKYLALGIALVQMLLTFYVLSDFDFTPTVDSVLQHEINYPWSQFMKSSLHFGIDGMSMLLLLLTNILAPIIILSSFNENVNYRNTFYGLILLMQFGLVGVFTSLDGLLFYIFWEVTLIPIWFIAGLWGQENKRFEFTTKFFVYTFVGSLFMLAGLIYVYNHSASFALTDLYNAQLNETQQTVVFWFIFFAFAVKLPVFPFHTWQPDTYTYSPTQGSMLLSGIMLKMAVYGVMRYLLPITPLPIAGISGQIVIILAIVGIVHGALIAIIQTDMKRIIAYSSFSHVGLMVAGIFASAVVTLRGTFNVEGAEGALVQTFAHGINVVGLFYCCDILYKRFKSRDIRQMGGLAKVAPKFAVLFLIIILGSMGVPLTNGFIGEFILLKSVYDFNGTAAVIAGLTVILCAVYLLRFYGKAMFGEGDEAVLSTAKDLSGVEFSVLASLAVFVILLGIFPQPVIDMVSSSVKFIYQSMVS, encoded by the coding sequence ATGTCTTGTTTATTATTAACATTATTACTATTACCTCTAGTAGGTTCGGGATTAGTTTTTGCCTGGAAGAGTAATTCCAGCAAATATTTGGCACTTGGGATCGCATTGGTACAGATGCTCCTTACGTTCTATGTACTTTCGGATTTTGATTTTACTCCGACTGTAGACAGCGTATTGCAGCACGAGATCAATTATCCGTGGTCACAATTTATGAAGAGCTCACTTCACTTCGGAATCGATGGGATGAGCATGCTTCTTTTACTGCTGACAAACATTTTAGCGCCAATCATCATTTTATCTTCTTTCAATGAAAATGTAAACTACAGAAATACATTCTACGGACTGATTCTGTTGATGCAATTCGGTCTTGTGGGAGTGTTTACTTCTTTAGACGGATTATTGTTCTATATTTTCTGGGAAGTAACTTTGATTCCCATTTGGTTTATTGCCGGACTTTGGGGACAGGAGAATAAAAGGTTTGAATTCACTACGAAATTCTTCGTATATACATTCGTAGGATCTTTATTTATGTTAGCCGGACTGATCTATGTGTACAACCACTCTGCATCGTTCGCTTTAACGGATCTTTACAATGCACAACTGAACGAAACACAACAGACTGTGGTATTCTGGTTTATCTTCTTTGCATTCGCAGTGAAATTACCGGTATTCCCTTTCCATACATGGCAGCCTGATACATATACCTACTCTCCTACTCAGGGATCGATGCTGTTATCCGGGATCATGCTTAAGATGGCAGTGTACGGTGTAATGCGTTATTTGCTTCCGATCACTCCGCTTCCTATTGCAGGAATTTCAGGACAGATCGTGATCATCCTTGCTATTGTGGGAATTGTACACGGAGCATTGATTGCCATCATCCAGACGGATATGAAAAGAATCATTGCCTATTCATCTTTCTCTCACGTAGGATTGATGGTAGCCGGTATCTTCGCTTCAGCAGTAGTTACTTTGAGAGGAACTTTCAACGTGGAAGGTGCTGAAGGAGCTTTGGTACAGACATTCGCTCACGGTATCAACGTGGTGGGATTATTCTACTGTTGTGATATTTTATACAAGAGATTTAAATCAAGAGACATCAGACAAATGGGTGGTTTGGCAAAAGTTGCTCCTAAGTTTGCGGTGTTATTCCTGATCATTATATTAGGTTCAATGGGTGTTCCATTAACCAATGGATTCATCGGGGAATTTATCCTGTTAAAATCTGTATATGATTTTAACGGAACAGCAGCAGTCATTGCTGGTCTTACGGTAATTCTTTGTGCAGTGTATTTATTGAGATTCTACGGAAAAGCAATGTTCGGGGAAGGAGATGAAGCAGTTTTAAGTACAGCAAAAGATTTATCAGGTGTAGAATTTTCTGTATTGGCAAGTTTAGCGGTTTTTGTGATTTTACTGGGTATTTTCCCACAACCGGTAATCGACATGGTGAGTAGTTCGGTGAAGTTTATCTACCAATCAATGGTAAGTTAA
- the nuoL gene encoding NADH-quinone oxidoreductase subunit L, with translation MENLVYAIVLLPLLGFLINGLFGKNLPKIVVGSLATAMVFGSFCIAVSLFMNFSSESQPVIVKAFEWFRVNGVQINFGFQIDQLSLMMVMIITGIGSLIHLYSIGYMSHDKGFYKFFTYLNLFIFSMLLLVMGSNYLILFIGWEGVGLCSYLLIGFWYTNEEYGKAARKAFIMNRIGDLALLIGIFMIASQTNAVDYLSVAENASKFELDGTVIIFITASLFIGATGKSAQVPLYTWLPDAMAGPTPVSALIHAATMVTAGIYLVVRSNFLFTLAPTVQGGILFIGFLTAALAGFYALRQNDIKKVLAYSTVSQLGFMFIALGLGAYTTAMFHVMTHAFFKALLFLGAGSVIHAMSNEQDMRFMGGLKKYIPLTHATFLIGTLAISGFPLLSGMISKDEILVAAFAKNPVYWVILFVLAAMTATYMFRLYYLTFHGEFRGTEEQKHHLHESPSNMTLPLIVLAVLSVVGGFINLPHFIGHGHYAKLMEWLKPVLTEQSYSQMEATLSGVPFNTEMILLAATVLMFFSVWFIVRNTYVKKKKMAVAEENYTGWEKLSAKKLYVDELYNALIVKTVEGLGRGGKMFDKGILDRFVNFVGDGAEDSGKAMKRVQNGNVETYILIMSLAVGIILIVNFLLQ, from the coding sequence ATGGAGAATTTAGTATATGCAATAGTACTTTTACCACTTTTAGGGTTTCTTATTAACGGTTTATTCGGGAAAAATCTTCCAAAAATTGTGGTGGGTTCTTTGGCTACGGCAATGGTTTTCGGATCGTTCTGTATCGCTGTAAGTCTTTTCATGAATTTCAGCTCTGAAAGCCAGCCTGTAATCGTAAAAGCTTTTGAATGGTTTAGAGTAAACGGAGTTCAGATCAATTTCGGATTCCAGATCGATCAGCTTTCTTTAATGATGGTGATGATCATCACGGGTATCGGCTCACTGATCCACTTATACTCTATCGGATATATGAGTCATGACAAAGGATTCTATAAGTTTTTCACTTACCTGAACCTTTTCATCTTCTCGATGCTGCTTTTAGTAATGGGAAGCAACTACCTGATCCTTTTCATCGGATGGGAAGGTGTAGGTCTTTGTTCTTACCTGTTGATTGGATTCTGGTATACCAACGAAGAATACGGTAAGGCAGCAAGAAAAGCTTTCATTATGAACAGAATCGGTGACCTTGCGTTATTGATCGGTATCTTCATGATCGCTTCTCAGACCAATGCTGTAGATTACCTTTCTGTAGCAGAAAACGCTTCAAAATTTGAACTGGACGGAACCGTGATCATCTTTATCACAGCGAGTTTATTCATCGGTGCTACCGGTAAATCTGCTCAGGTTCCTTTATATACATGGTTACCGGATGCGATGGCCGGGCCAACTCCTGTTTCTGCTTTAATTCACGCAGCAACAATGGTAACAGCGGGTATCTATTTAGTAGTAAGATCTAACTTCTTATTTACTTTAGCACCAACTGTACAGGGAGGAATTTTATTCATCGGATTCTTAACTGCGGCTTTAGCAGGATTCTATGCATTACGTCAGAACGACATCAAAAAAGTATTGGCATACTCTACCGTTTCACAGCTTGGATTTATGTTCATTGCTTTAGGACTTGGAGCTTATACAACTGCCATGTTCCACGTAATGACACACGCTTTCTTTAAAGCTTTATTATTCTTAGGTGCAGGTTCTGTAATCCACGCGATGAGCAACGAGCAGGATATGCGTTTCATGGGAGGGCTTAAAAAATATATTCCTCTTACGCACGCTACATTCCTGATCGGAACATTAGCTATTTCAGGTTTCCCTTTATTATCGGGGATGATCTCCAAAGACGAAATTTTAGTAGCAGCTTTCGCTAAAAATCCGGTTTACTGGGTAATCTTATTTGTTTTGGCGGCAATGACTGCAACGTATATGTTCAGACTGTATTATTTGACATTCCACGGAGAATTCAGAGGTACTGAAGAACAGAAACACCACTTACATGAAAGCCCGTCTAATATGACATTACCATTGATCGTATTGGCTGTTCTTTCTGTAGTAGGAGGTTTCATTAACTTGCCACACTTCATCGGCCATGGCCACTATGCTAAACTGATGGAATGGTTAAAGCCTGTTCTTACGGAACAAAGCTACAGCCAGATGGAAGCTACTCTTTCAGGAGTGCCTTTCAATACAGAAATGATCTTACTGGCAGCTACAGTATTGATGTTCTTCTCAGTATGGTTCATCGTCAGAAACACTTACGTGAAAAAGAAAAAGATGGCTGTTGCAGAAGAAAACTATACCGGATGGGAAAAGCTTTCTGCTAAGAAATTATATGTTGACGAACTTTACAACGCATTGATTGTAAAAACTGTTGAAGGATTAGGACGCGGAGGAAAAATGTTTGATAAGGGTATCTTGGATCGTTTTGTAAACTTTGTAGGTGATGGTGCTGAAGACAGCGGAAAAGCCATGAAGCGTGTACAGAACGGAAATGTAGAGACGTATATTCTTATCATGTCTTTAGCTGTGGGAATTATATTAATTGTTAACTTTTTATTACAATAA
- the nuoK gene encoding NADH-quinone oxidoreductase subunit NuoK: MGEVNTFIQSIPLDYFIILCSVLFCLGVMGVLLRKNAIVMLGCVELMLNSVNLLLAAFSAYKGNGDGQLLVFFIMVVAAAEVAVGLAIIAMLYRNTRSVDVSIFNKLRG, from the coding sequence ATGGGAGAAGTAAATACATTTATACAAAGCATCCCTTTGGACTACTTCATCATCCTTTGTTCAGTATTGTTCTGTTTAGGGGTAATGGGCGTATTGCTTAGAAAAAATGCTATTGTGATGCTGGGCTGTGTAGAGCTTATGCTTAATTCTGTAAACCTTTTATTAGCTGCATTTTCAGCATACAAAGGCAACGGGGACGGACAGCTTCTGGTGTTCTTCATTATGGTGGTTGCTGCTGCTGAAGTGGCGGTAGGCCTGGCAATTATTGCTATGCTGTATAGAAATACCCGTTCTGTAGATGTAAGTATATTTAATAAATTAAGAGGATAA
- a CDS encoding NADH-quinone oxidoreductase subunit J family protein yields MDQFLFFLVAFLAVASAVYFVFAKNPLYAILSLIVTMFSIAGMYILLNAQFLAIIQIIVYAGAIMVLFLYILMMLNLNKQDESKKGNTLKFVGVFTAGLLLVGVLGVFRGVRDNHIVVENVDRGVGLTKNLGRLLFNEYVLPFELASILILAGIVGAVLIGKKDL; encoded by the coding sequence ATGGATCAGTTTTTATTTTTCTTGGTGGCGTTTTTAGCAGTGGCAAGTGCGGTTTACTTTGTATTTGCAAAAAATCCTTTATATGCTATTCTGTCATTAATTGTTACGATGTTTTCAATTGCCGGCATGTACATTCTTCTGAATGCCCAGTTCCTGGCAATTATCCAGATTATAGTGTACGCAGGTGCCATCATGGTATTGTTCCTTTACATCCTGATGATGCTTAACCTTAATAAACAAGACGAAAGTAAGAAGGGAAATACTTTAAAATTTGTTGGAGTATTTACCGCAGGTCTTCTTTTGGTAGGAGTATTAGGGGTATTCAGAGGAGTAAGAGACAACCATATTGTAGTGGAGAATGTAGACAGAGGTGTAGGTCTTACCAAGAATCTGGGCAGACTTTTGTTTAATGAATATGTTTTACCGTTTGAGCTTGCTTCTATCCTGATTTTAGCAGGTATCGTAGGTGCGGTATTAATCGGTAAAAAAGATTTATAA
- a CDS encoding NuoI/complex I 23 kDa subunit family protein gives MKLTNRSKVVSNKEMTLAEKIYLPAIFTGMGITFKHAVRTVIKGAPAVYSYPEVQKPRTTIWRGQHVLKRDEEGRERCTACGLCAVACPAEAITMTAAERTKEEKDLYREEKYASVYEINMLRCIFCGMCEEACPKSAIYLTDRLVDVETNRGSFIYGKDKLVEKINERIDITTRQSEKQKNAVK, from the coding sequence ATGAAACTTACAAACAGATCAAAAGTTGTTTCCAATAAAGAAATGACCCTTGCTGAAAAAATCTACCTTCCTGCCATCTTTACAGGGATGGGGATTACATTTAAGCATGCTGTAAGAACCGTGATAAAGGGTGCTCCCGCAGTATATTCGTATCCGGAAGTACAGAAGCCGAGAACTACCATCTGGAGAGGTCAGCACGTTTTGAAAAGAGACGAGGAAGGCAGAGAAAGATGTACAGCTTGCGGACTTTGTGCGGTAGCTTGTCCTGCAGAAGCCATTACGATGACTGCTGCTGAAAGAACTAAAGAGGAAAAAGATCTTTACAGAGAAGAAAAATATGCTTCAGTATATGAAATCAATATGCTGAGATGTATTTTCTGCGGTATGTGTGAAGAGGCCTGTCCTAAATCTGCCATTTATCTTACCGATAGGCTGGTAGATGTAGAGACTAACAGAGGTTCTTTCATTTACGGTAAAGATAAATTGGTTGAAAAAATAAATGAAAGGATTGACATCACGACAAGACAATCCGAGAAACAAAAAAATGCGGTAAAATAA
- the nuoH gene encoding NADH-quinone oxidoreductase subunit NuoH produces the protein MDLLTFKLILVLALFLLSLTIAAYSTWAERKVASIMQDRIGPNRAGPFGLLQPLADGGKFFFKEDFTPANAEKFLFVLGPALVMFISLITGAVIPWGKSLNIAGTSFDLQVANIDVGVLFIIGMASIGVYGIMIGGWASNNKYSLLGAIRASSQMISYELAMGLALLSIIMMTGSLDLKEITESQTGGKLWGVIPWVSGMNWNIFYQPIAFLVFFVAALAETNRHPFDLPECESELVTGYSTEYSSMKLGLYMFGEYVNMFISNAFMVVLFFGGYNYPGIEWVTQNWGENVAGILSIVAFLTKTVIGILIFMWIRWTLPRFRYDQLMHLGWKTLIPMALVNLLITGAVILAFGN, from the coding sequence ATGGATTTACTTACATTTAAACTTATACTTGTACTAGCACTTTTCCTGCTGTCGTTGACGATTGCAGCCTACTCTACCTGGGCAGAAAGAAAAGTGGCCTCTATCATGCAGGATAGAATTGGTCCGAACAGAGCCGGACCTTTCGGATTGCTGCAGCCTCTTGCTGACGGTGGAAAATTCTTCTTTAAAGAAGACTTTACGCCTGCCAATGCAGAAAAATTCCTTTTCGTATTGGGACCGGCTTTAGTAATGTTTATTTCATTGATCACAGGAGCAGTTATTCCTTGGGGTAAAAGTTTAAATATTGCAGGTACTTCTTTTGATCTTCAGGTAGCCAACATTGACGTTGGGGTACTTTTCATCATCGGAATGGCTTCCATCGGTGTTTACGGAATTATGATCGGAGGCTGGGCTTCCAATAATAAATATTCATTATTAGGTGCTATCCGTGCTTCTTCTCAGATGATTTCTTATGAGTTGGCAATGGGATTGGCCCTTCTTTCTATCATTATGATGACAGGAAGTTTAGATCTGAAAGAAATTACAGAAAGCCAGACGGGTGGAAAACTTTGGGGAGTGATTCCTTGGGTTTCAGGTATGAACTGGAACATTTTCTACCAGCCAATTGCTTTTCTTGTATTCTTTGTAGCAGCTTTAGCTGAAACAAACAGACACCCGTTCGATTTACCTGAATGTGAATCTGAACTGGTAACAGGGTACTCTACAGAATACTCTTCCATGAAGTTAGGGCTGTATATGTTCGGGGAATATGTGAACATGTTTATTTCCAATGCTTTCATGGTGGTGCTTTTCTTCGGAGGTTACAACTATCCTGGTATTGAATGGGTAACTCAGAACTGGGGAGAAAACGTTGCAGGAATCTTAAGTATCGTAGCATTCTTAACGAAAACCGTAATCGGAATTCTGATCTTCATGTGGATCAGATGGACGCTTCCAAGATTCAGATACGACCAGTTAATGCACTTAGGATGGAAAACTTTAATCCCGATGGCATTGGTAAACCTTTTAATTACAGGAGCTGTAATTTTAGCGTTTGGAAATTAA
- a CDS encoding 2Fe-2S iron-sulfur cluster-binding protein has protein sequence MSEEVKKFKITIDGQTTEVLPGTSILEAARQIGGKSVPPAMCYYSKLETSGGRCRTCLVEVSKGSEADPRPMPKLVASCRTNVMDGMEVKNLTSEKAQEGRKAVTEFLLVNHPLDCPICDQAGECHLQDLGYEHGVENTRTEFERNTYEADDLGPNIKLNMNRCILCARCVLAANQLTGQREHGILFRGDHAEISTYLNKALDNDFIGNVIDVCPVGALTDRTARFASRVWFTKPMNASCKCDKCSGKAVVWMKGDEIVRVTARKDQWGEVEEFICDTCRFERKALSDWNIEGPRHIDRHSVISLNHYEKPKDELRVLDNPMAKEISEKDEK, from the coding sequence ATGAGCGAAGAGGTTAAAAAATTCAAAATAACTATAGACGGACAGACGACTGAAGTTTTGCCTGGGACTTCTATTCTGGAAGCTGCAAGACAAATCGGTGGAAAATCTGTACCTCCTGCAATGTGCTACTACAGCAAATTGGAAACCAGTGGAGGAAGATGTAGAACTTGTCTTGTGGAAGTTTCCAAAGGATCTGAAGCAGACCCACGTCCTATGCCGAAATTGGTGGCAAGCTGCAGAACCAATGTAATGGACGGGATGGAAGTAAAAAACCTTACTTCTGAGAAAGCTCAGGAAGGAAGAAAAGCGGTTACTGAATTCTTATTGGTCAACCACCCGCTGGACTGCCCTATCTGTGACCAGGCAGGAGAATGTCATCTTCAGGACTTAGGATATGAACATGGTGTGGAGAATACAAGAACAGAATTCGAAAGAAACACTTACGAAGCTGATGATCTTGGACCGAACATCAAATTGAACATGAACCGTTGTATTCTTTGTGCAAGATGTGTATTAGCAGCAAACCAGCTGACAGGCCAAAGAGAACACGGTATCCTTTTCAGAGGAGATCACGCTGAAATTTCAACGTATTTAAATAAAGCTTTAGACAATGACTTCATCGGAAACGTGATCGACGTTTGCCCGGTTGGAGCACTAACAGACAGAACTGCCCGTTTTGCAAGCAGAGTGTGGTTTACAAAACCAATGAACGCTTCATGTAAATGTGATAAATGTTCAGGAAAAGCTGTAGTATGGATGAAAGGTGATGAGATTGTAAGAGTAACTGCAAGAAAAGACCAGTGGGGTGAAGTGGAAGAATTCATCTGCGATACATGCCGTTTCGAAAGAAAAGCTTTATCAGACTGGAACATCGAAGGTCCTAGACATATCGACAGACACTCTGTAATTTCATTAAATCACTATGAAAAACCTAAGGATGAACTAAGAGTTTTAGACAATCCTATGGCTAAAGAGATCAGTGAAAAAGACGAAAAATAA
- the nuoF gene encoding NADH-quinone oxidoreductase subunit NuoF has protein sequence MSKKLLLKDAHIEGIRYFETYRKQGGYTAAEKALKMTPDEILEEVKTSGLRGRGGAGFPTGMKWSFLAKPEGVPRHLVVNADESEPGTFKDRYLMEFLPHLLIEGMLISSYCLGSNTSYIYIRGEYSWIPDILEEAIEEAKAAGFLGKNILGTGFDLEIYVQRGGGAYICGEETALLESLEGKRGNPRLKPPFPAVKGLWERPTVVNNVESIAAIVPIIDITGAEYAKIGVGRSTGTKLISACGNINKPGVYEIDMTITVEEFIYSDEYCGGIKDGKRLKACIPGGSSVPIVPANLLLRTVNGEPRYMNYESLADGGFATGTMMGSGGFIVLDEDQCIVEHTMTLARFYNHESCGQCTPCREGTGWMYKILKKIEKGEGKMEDIDLLWDIQRKIEGNTICPLGDAAAWPVAAAIRHFRDEFEWHVKNPELSQTQNYGLAHYADPIPAVEKNA, from the coding sequence ATGAGTAAAAAACTTTTACTTAAAGACGCACATATAGAAGGCATCCGCTACTTTGAAACCTACCGTAAGCAAGGAGGTTACACTGCAGCTGAGAAAGCCTTGAAAATGACTCCTGACGAAATTCTTGAAGAAGTAAAAACTTCAGGATTAAGAGGTCGTGGTGGAGCTGGATTCCCTACAGGGATGAAATGGAGCTTTCTGGCAAAACCAGAAGGCGTTCCGAGACACCTTGTGGTAAATGCGGATGAATCTGAGCCCGGAACATTCAAAGACAGATATCTGATGGAGTTCCTTCCTCACCTTTTGATTGAAGGAATGCTCATTTCATCTTACTGTTTAGGTTCCAACACTTCTTATATCTACATCCGTGGAGAATATTCATGGATCCCGGATATTCTTGAAGAAGCTATTGAAGAAGCTAAAGCAGCAGGATTTTTAGGTAAAAATATTTTAGGAACCGGTTTCGATCTTGAAATCTATGTACAGAGAGGTGGTGGAGCTTATATCTGCGGTGAAGAAACTGCATTGCTTGAATCCCTTGAAGGAAAAAGAGGTAATCCGAGATTAAAACCACCATTCCCGGCTGTAAAAGGTCTTTGGGAGAGACCAACGGTAGTAAACAACGTTGAATCTATTGCAGCAATTGTTCCGATCATTGATATTACAGGTGCTGAGTATGCTAAAATCGGGGTAGGAAGATCTACAGGTACGAAGCTGATTTCGGCTTGTGGAAACATCAACAAACCGGGAGTATACGAAATTGATATGACGATCACTGTAGAAGAATTTATCTATTCTGATGAATATTGCGGTGGTATTAAAGACGGAAAAAGATTAAAGGCTTGTATTCCGGGAGGAAGTTCCGTTCCTATTGTTCCTGCAAATTTATTGCTGAGAACGGTGAACGGAGAGCCAAGATATATGAACTATGAGTCATTGGCAGACGGTGGTTTTGCTACCGGAACCATGATGGGTTCAGGAGGTTTCATCGTATTGGATGAAGACCAGTGTATTGTAGAACACACCATGACATTGGCAAGATTCTACAACCACGAAAGTTGCGGACAATGTACTCCTTGCCGTGAAGGTACGGGATGGATGTACAAGATTTTAAAGAAAATCGAGAAAGGAGAAGGAAAAATGGAAGATATCGATCTGCTTTGGGATATCCAGAGAAAGATCGAGGGAAATACGATTTGTCCGTTGGGTGATGCAGCAGCCTGGCCGGTTGCAGCAGCGATCCGTCACTTCAGAGATGAGTTTGAGTGGCACGTGAAAAACCCTGAGTTGTCTCAGACACAAAATTATGGATTGGCACATTATGCAGATCCTATCCCGGCTGTAGAAAAGAATGCGTAG
- a CDS encoding NADH-quinone oxidoreductase subunit NuoE family protein has protein sequence MSETIAFKPESLAQVHKIIARYPEGRQKSALLPVLHLAQKEFGGWLDVPVMDYVAGLLSIQPIEVYEVATFYTMFNMKPVGKYVLEVCRTGPCMVCGSEKILNHIRTKLNIKDGETTEDGMFTLKPAECLGACGYAPMMQLGKFFHENLTIEKVDEILELCRQGQLALD, from the coding sequence ATGAGCGAAACAATAGCTTTTAAACCGGAAAGTTTAGCACAGGTACACAAAATTATCGCAAGATATCCTGAAGGAAGACAGAAATCTGCTCTTCTTCCTGTACTTCACCTGGCACAGAAAGAATTCGGAGGATGGTTAGATGTTCCTGTGATGGATTATGTTGCCGGACTATTAAGTATCCAGCCGATCGAAGTATATGAAGTGGCTACTTTCTATACCATGTTCAATATGAAGCCGGTAGGTAAATATGTTCTGGAAGTTTGCAGAACAGGACCTTGTATGGTTTGTGGCAGCGAAAAGATCCTTAACCATATCAGAACGAAACTGAACATTAAAGACGGGGAAACTACTGAAGACGGTATGTTCACTTTAAAGCCTGCTGAATGTCTTGGAGCATGTGGTTATGCCCCAATGATGCAGCTTGGAAAGTTCTTTCATGAAAATTTAACGATAGAAAAAGTAGACGAAATCCTTGAGCTTTGCAGACAGGGACAACTTGCTTTAGACTAA